The following are encoded in a window of Arctopsyche grandis isolate Sample6627 chromosome 4, ASM5162203v2, whole genome shotgun sequence genomic DNA:
- the LOC143910210 gene encoding myogenesis-regulating glycosidase isoform X2: protein MPPKLPRSHDDDSFTGNNSDDEDSPINSITSINSLASLLKEKLQSIPSKIKKKPSDYKIRAFVGFLFLCIVFFVGFAYIMYHQQVLARSYFHRIKFNQENRMIKIFNSQNIEILRGHLGSFFGTSEAYDCVGSDEKYDGSICLQWLNGARLYINKEFSYTDEPEVKCYSIRWQALREGVNPTDCFDWSSSTDHWFGGGQFENVTWPLERGTHGFAPFITGDIKKHQWGNALMKYFINSRGSAIIVDNDTPLYVSINNENSRKFCLQAKHDSFGYINHITTYPELNYNICTAINVKLLHSSLSRQSLWDGLKPEDKKTIHSLLSEPVWHISPRWKHELTESMMYNYTEDVIALGFLKQGHVLINEYWQNHTGDFTLDESRFQTLEDKVNIIHRRGFKIVFSIQPFMSTESINFAECVQKRLLISERFSNRTIPALTRYKALPSAGMLDITNNRTVTWLHTKLQKIVNTYKIDAFFLDLGTAYDVPRYYQCERPLINPDEYKTIFVERFEKLISLIGVSSAVSLPRPPIFVSLPPFESSWEAIKNVIPTILSYGVVGYPFLIPGAVGGDIDWPGGDQFVPGSPKISLEQNTTQENDKVLPDKELYLRWLQLATFLPVIKFTHLPSKYNDEQVLEAAKILTSLRQKTVTPLLIKYSSQALDEGLPLIRPLWMLEPNDPAGLVIDDEFSVGEELIVAPILEKGSVFREVYLPPGVWKDGIDESLRKGSRWMHDYRVPLDKVAYFIKMPDNTRF, encoded by the exons ATGCCTCCGAAATTGCCAAGAAGCCATGATGATGATTCGTTCACCGGGAACAATTCAGACGATGAAGACTCTCCGATCAATTCGATCACTTCCATTAACTCTTTGGCTAGTTTACTCAAAGAGAAACTTcag AGCATTCcatcaaagattaaaaaaaaaccaagtgACTATAAGATAAGAGCTTTCGTTGGTTTTCTTTttctatgtattgtattttttgttggttttgCGTATATTATGTATCACCAACAAGTATTAGCAAGGTCGTATTTTCatagaattaaatttaatcaagaAAATCGAATGATAAAGATTtttaatagtcaaaatatagaaatattgaGAGGACATTTAG GAAGTTTCTTTGGAACTTCGGAAGCATATGATTGTGTGGGAAGTGATGAGAAATATGATGGTTCAATATGTCTTCAATGGTTGAATGGAGCTCGTCTCTATATAAATAAGGAATTTTCTTACACAGATGAACCCGAAGTTAAGTGTTATTCTATAAGATGGCAAGCACTTCGCGAag gaGTAAACCCGACTGATTGTTTCGATTGGTCTTCTTCAACTGATCATTGGTTTGGTGGAGGTCAATTTGAAAATGTAACATGGCCTTTGGAAAGGGGAACTCATGGCTTTGCACCGTTCATCACGGGTGACATCAAAAAGCATCAATGGGGAAACGCTCTgatgaaatatttcataaattctAGAGGAAGTGCCATAATTGTTGACAACGATACACCTCTATATGTATCAATCAACAATGAAAACAGTAGGAAGTTTTGCTTACAGGCGAAGCATGACTCGTTCGGCTACATAAATCACATCACAACATATCCCGAGTTGAATTACAACATTTGCACAGCGATCAATGTGAAACTTTTGCATTCATCATTGAGTCGACAGTCTCTCTGGGATGGTCTAAAACCCGAAGATAAGAAAACGATACATTCATTATTATCCGAACCAGTATGGCACATATCGCCTAGATGGAAGCACGAACTCACCGAAAGCATGATGTACAACTATACCGAAGACGTTATAGCTCTAGGATTCCTCAAACAAGGCCACGTTCTCATTAACGAATATTGGCAAAATCATACGGGTGACTTCACACTGGATGAATCAAGGTTTCAAACTTTGGAGGACAAAGTTAATATCATTCACCGGAGAggatttaaaattgtattttcaatACAACCATTTATGAGCACCGAAAGTATTAACTTTGCTGAATGTGTTCAAAAACGATTATTAATATCTGAACGATTCAGTAATAGGACTATACCGGCCCTTACGAGATATAAAGCTTTGCCTAGTGCAGGTATGTTAGATATAACAAACAATAGAACTGTGACTTGGTTGCATACTAAGCTACAAAAGATTgtcaatacatacaaaatagaCGCATTCTTTTTGGACTTGGGAACCGCTTATGATGTTCCACGCTATTATCAGTGCGAAAGGCCGTTGATCAATCCTGATGAGTACAAAACAATATTTGTTGAACGATTCGAAAAGCTAATAAGTCTTATAGGAGTCTCTTCAGCTGTATCTCTACCAAGACCACCAATTTTTGTCTCTTTGCCACCATTTGAATCTAGTTGGGAAGCAATTAAGAACGTTATACCAACGATTCTATCATATGGAGTGGTTGGTTATCCGTTTTTGATACCTGGTGCCGTCGGAGGTGATATCGATTGGCCCGGTGGTGATCAGTTTGTTCCAGGATCCCCAAAGATTTCTCTAGAGCAAAATACGACTCAAGAAAATGATAAAGTATTGCCAGACAAAGAATTATATTTGAGGTGGTTACAGCTTGCCACATTTCTACCAGTAATTAAGTTTACACATTTGCCAAGTAAATACAATGATGAGCAAGTGTTAGAAGCTGCAAAAATATTGACTAGCTTACGACAAAAAACG gtGACACCATTGCTGATAAAATATTCATCACAAGCATTAGATGAGGGATTACCACTGATAAGACCACTTTGGATGTTGGAACCAAATGATCCAGCAGGTTTGGTGATCGACGATGAATTTTCAGTTGGAGAAGAACTTATTGTAGCtccaatattggaaaaaggaTCAGTTTTCAGAGAAG tGTACTTACCGCCTGGTGTATGGAAAGATGGTATTGATGAATCATTAAGAAAAGGTAGCCGATGGATGCACGACTATCGAGTGCCGTTAGATAAAGtcgcatattttataaaaatgccaGACAATACAAGGTTTTAA
- the LOC143910210 gene encoding myogenesis-regulating glycosidase isoform X1 yields MMNGRKKLNLHIKLPFFGDKNKHEAILQPTPTIVIQCPSVERIPFFDEDPPVPESLPEPKDVKKTEFKVNVEEEEVKVVENGLSKDEEFENIDSAADLPDFNVAARSTGLRRNSISLPSGLNELDLDFLRQEHHDHPANIPENNQGSDSSSYSDGHEVRGGRRDASIEELNEILAEEKCAKIPLRNGRRKSVMPPKLPRSHDDDSFTGNNSDDEDSPINSITSINSLASLLKEKLQSIPSKIKKKPSDYKIRAFVGFLFLCIVFFVGFAYIMYHQQVLARSYFHRIKFNQENRMIKIFNSQNIEILRGHLGSFFGTSEAYDCVGSDEKYDGSICLQWLNGARLYINKEFSYTDEPEVKCYSIRWQALREGVNPTDCFDWSSSTDHWFGGGQFENVTWPLERGTHGFAPFITGDIKKHQWGNALMKYFINSRGSAIIVDNDTPLYVSINNENSRKFCLQAKHDSFGYINHITTYPELNYNICTAINVKLLHSSLSRQSLWDGLKPEDKKTIHSLLSEPVWHISPRWKHELTESMMYNYTEDVIALGFLKQGHVLINEYWQNHTGDFTLDESRFQTLEDKVNIIHRRGFKIVFSIQPFMSTESINFAECVQKRLLISERFSNRTIPALTRYKALPSAGMLDITNNRTVTWLHTKLQKIVNTYKIDAFFLDLGTAYDVPRYYQCERPLINPDEYKTIFVERFEKLISLIGVSSAVSLPRPPIFVSLPPFESSWEAIKNVIPTILSYGVVGYPFLIPGAVGGDIDWPGGDQFVPGSPKISLEQNTTQENDKVLPDKELYLRWLQLATFLPVIKFTHLPSKYNDEQVLEAAKILTSLRQKTVTPLLIKYSSQALDEGLPLIRPLWMLEPNDPAGLVIDDEFSVGEELIVAPILEKGSVFREVYLPPGVWKDGIDESLRKGSRWMHDYRVPLDKVAYFIKMPDNTRF; encoded by the exons ATGATGAACGGTAGAAAAAAGCTGAATCTTCATATAAAATTACCGTTTTTCGGTGATAAAAACAAACACGAAGCCATCTTACAACCAACGCCTACTATCGTCATACAATGTCCTTCCGTTGAGCGAATTCCATTCTTCGACGAGGATCCGCCAGTTCCGGAGTCTCTTCCTGAACCGAAAGATGTCAAGAAGACGGAATTTAAAGTCAATGTTGAAGAGGAAGAGGTTAAAGTCGTCGAAAATGGACTGTCAAAAGACGAGGAGTTTGAAAATATAGATTCGGCAGCTGATTTACCTGATTTTAACGTTGCTGCTAGGAGTACAGGATTACGTCGTAACTCTATTTCCCTTCCAAGTGGATTGAACGAGCTCGATTTGGACTTTTTGAGACAGGAGCATCATGATCATCCAGCAAAC ATTCCTGAAAATAATCAAGGAAGTGATTCTTCGTCTTACAGTGATGGTCACGAAGTTCGCGGTGGACGAAGAGACGCTTCGATCGAAGAACTGAACGAAATATTAGCAGAGGAAAAATGTGCCAA AATTCCGTTGCGAAATGGTCGAAGAAAATCGGTAATGCCTCCGAAATTGCCAAGAAGCCATGATGATGATTCGTTCACCGGGAACAATTCAGACGATGAAGACTCTCCGATCAATTCGATCACTTCCATTAACTCTTTGGCTAGTTTACTCAAAGAGAAACTTcag AGCATTCcatcaaagattaaaaaaaaaccaagtgACTATAAGATAAGAGCTTTCGTTGGTTTTCTTTttctatgtattgtattttttgttggttttgCGTATATTATGTATCACCAACAAGTATTAGCAAGGTCGTATTTTCatagaattaaatttaatcaagaAAATCGAATGATAAAGATTtttaatagtcaaaatatagaaatattgaGAGGACATTTAG GAAGTTTCTTTGGAACTTCGGAAGCATATGATTGTGTGGGAAGTGATGAGAAATATGATGGTTCAATATGTCTTCAATGGTTGAATGGAGCTCGTCTCTATATAAATAAGGAATTTTCTTACACAGATGAACCCGAAGTTAAGTGTTATTCTATAAGATGGCAAGCACTTCGCGAag gaGTAAACCCGACTGATTGTTTCGATTGGTCTTCTTCAACTGATCATTGGTTTGGTGGAGGTCAATTTGAAAATGTAACATGGCCTTTGGAAAGGGGAACTCATGGCTTTGCACCGTTCATCACGGGTGACATCAAAAAGCATCAATGGGGAAACGCTCTgatgaaatatttcataaattctAGAGGAAGTGCCATAATTGTTGACAACGATACACCTCTATATGTATCAATCAACAATGAAAACAGTAGGAAGTTTTGCTTACAGGCGAAGCATGACTCGTTCGGCTACATAAATCACATCACAACATATCCCGAGTTGAATTACAACATTTGCACAGCGATCAATGTGAAACTTTTGCATTCATCATTGAGTCGACAGTCTCTCTGGGATGGTCTAAAACCCGAAGATAAGAAAACGATACATTCATTATTATCCGAACCAGTATGGCACATATCGCCTAGATGGAAGCACGAACTCACCGAAAGCATGATGTACAACTATACCGAAGACGTTATAGCTCTAGGATTCCTCAAACAAGGCCACGTTCTCATTAACGAATATTGGCAAAATCATACGGGTGACTTCACACTGGATGAATCAAGGTTTCAAACTTTGGAGGACAAAGTTAATATCATTCACCGGAGAggatttaaaattgtattttcaatACAACCATTTATGAGCACCGAAAGTATTAACTTTGCTGAATGTGTTCAAAAACGATTATTAATATCTGAACGATTCAGTAATAGGACTATACCGGCCCTTACGAGATATAAAGCTTTGCCTAGTGCAGGTATGTTAGATATAACAAACAATAGAACTGTGACTTGGTTGCATACTAAGCTACAAAAGATTgtcaatacatacaaaatagaCGCATTCTTTTTGGACTTGGGAACCGCTTATGATGTTCCACGCTATTATCAGTGCGAAAGGCCGTTGATCAATCCTGATGAGTACAAAACAATATTTGTTGAACGATTCGAAAAGCTAATAAGTCTTATAGGAGTCTCTTCAGCTGTATCTCTACCAAGACCACCAATTTTTGTCTCTTTGCCACCATTTGAATCTAGTTGGGAAGCAATTAAGAACGTTATACCAACGATTCTATCATATGGAGTGGTTGGTTATCCGTTTTTGATACCTGGTGCCGTCGGAGGTGATATCGATTGGCCCGGTGGTGATCAGTTTGTTCCAGGATCCCCAAAGATTTCTCTAGAGCAAAATACGACTCAAGAAAATGATAAAGTATTGCCAGACAAAGAATTATATTTGAGGTGGTTACAGCTTGCCACATTTCTACCAGTAATTAAGTTTACACATTTGCCAAGTAAATACAATGATGAGCAAGTGTTAGAAGCTGCAAAAATATTGACTAGCTTACGACAAAAAACG gtGACACCATTGCTGATAAAATATTCATCACAAGCATTAGATGAGGGATTACCACTGATAAGACCACTTTGGATGTTGGAACCAAATGATCCAGCAGGTTTGGTGATCGACGATGAATTTTCAGTTGGAGAAGAACTTATTGTAGCtccaatattggaaaaaggaTCAGTTTTCAGAGAAG tGTACTTACCGCCTGGTGTATGGAAAGATGGTATTGATGAATCATTAAGAAAAGGTAGCCGATGGATGCACGACTATCGAGTGCCGTTAGATAAAGtcgcatattttataaaaatgccaGACAATACAAGGTTTTAA